One Paraburkholderia phytofirmans OLGA172 genomic window carries:
- a CDS encoding rubredoxin: MSEVIEVTEYKSWVCLICGWIYNEEEGLPEEGIVPGTRFAAIPDDWHCPLCDVSKAEFAVVEF, encoded by the coding sequence GTGAGCGAAGTAATTGAAGTGACTGAATATAAGAGCTGGGTCTGCCTGATTTGCGGCTGGATCTACAACGAAGAAGAAGGCCTTCCCGAAGAAGGTATCGTCCCGGGCACGCGCTTCGCCGCGATTCCGGACGACTGGCACTGCCCGCTGTGCGATGTAAGCAAGGCGGAGTTTGCGGTGGTGGAATTCTGA
- a CDS encoding DUF4399 domain-containing protein, translating into MFKNTWLAGTVLAGLLAVSGAAQATGVSFVQPADGATVSNPVHVVFGVDGMKIAPAGTMTEGTGHHHLLIDGKPLPKGEVIPANDKSLHFGKGQTETDLTLPPGDHTLTLQFGDGAHRSYGPEMSKTITVHVK; encoded by the coding sequence ATGTTTAAGAACACATGGTTGGCCGGTACGGTACTGGCCGGCTTGCTCGCCGTATCGGGCGCGGCGCAGGCCACAGGCGTGTCGTTCGTGCAGCCGGCGGACGGTGCAACCGTCAGCAATCCGGTGCACGTGGTGTTCGGTGTCGACGGCATGAAGATCGCGCCAGCCGGCACGATGACGGAAGGCACGGGCCATCATCATCTGCTGATCGACGGCAAGCCGCTTCCCAAGGGCGAAGTGATTCCCGCCAACGACAAATCGCTCCACTTCGGCAAGGGCCAGACCGAAACCGATCTGACGCTGCCGCCGGGCGACCATACGCTGACGCTGCAATTCGGCGACGGTGCGCATCGTTCGTATGGGCCGGAGATGAGCAAGACCATCACGGTGCACGTGAAGTAA
- a CDS encoding very short patch repair endonuclease, producing MVDIVDSATRSRMMSGIRGRNTKPEILIRSLLHGRGFRFRLDARDLPGRPDIVLPRYRAVVLVHGCFWHGHDCHLFKWPQTRPEFWRDKIGRNRSNDDKVQAALLASGWRVGVVWECALRGANRDIEGVLQRLVEWLKSDAPRFEERG from the coding sequence ATGGTCGATATCGTCGACAGCGCAACGCGCAGCCGGATGATGTCCGGCATTCGCGGCCGCAACACGAAACCCGAAATTCTGATCCGCAGCCTGCTGCATGGCCGGGGTTTTCGCTTCCGTCTGGACGCACGCGACCTGCCGGGCCGCCCGGACATCGTGCTGCCGCGCTACCGCGCTGTCGTACTGGTGCACGGCTGCTTCTGGCACGGTCACGACTGTCATCTTTTCAAATGGCCGCAAACGCGGCCGGAGTTCTGGCGCGACAAGATCGGCCGAAATCGCAGCAACGACGACAAAGTTCAGGCGGCGTTGCTCGCCAGCGGCTGGCGCGTCGGGGTGGTATGGGAATGCGCTTTGCGTGGCGCGAATCGCGATATCGAGGGCGTGTTGCAACGGCTCGTCGAGTGGTTGAAGAGCGACGCGCCGCGCTTCGAGGAGCGCGGCTGA
- the dcm gene encoding DNA (cytosine-5-)-methyltransferase, with translation MTHAPPLDLLRQARTRFTQREIAAHVGKDIKTVRRWEKGETPCPSMLEPALRDLLHSGGRTKAGAATGGAQFRFIDLFAGIGGIRMGFEAHGGDCVFTSEWNDFSTKTYRENYPADGEHTLIGDIVSFPAEAVPSHDVLLGGFPCQPFSIAGVSKKNALGRPHGFECTTQGTLFFDVARIIAAKRPAAFLLENVKNLLSHDKGRTFDVILQTLRDELGYEVHYRVVDGQHFTPQHRERIIIVGFRGKTSFTWDDLRLPESGPRLGSILHRTDGSEPVLPWDHDRFFDHAGKRVQAKYTLTPNLWTYLQNYAAKHRAAGNGFGFGMAYPDSVTRTLSARYHKDGSEILVYQGEQLRPRRLTPRECARLMGFPDTFRIPVSDTQAYRQFGNSVVMPVMREMARIMLPHVQTLLAKETHNGSKQALSLYS, from the coding sequence GTGACCCACGCCCCACCGCTCGACCTGCTCAGACAGGCGCGCACCCGCTTCACCCAACGCGAAATCGCAGCGCACGTCGGTAAGGACATCAAGACGGTGCGCCGCTGGGAAAAAGGCGAAACGCCGTGTCCGTCCATGCTCGAACCGGCCTTGCGCGATCTGCTGCACAGCGGCGGTCGGACGAAGGCCGGCGCGGCTACGGGCGGCGCCCAGTTCCGCTTTATCGATCTGTTTGCCGGCATCGGGGGCATTCGCATGGGTTTCGAGGCGCACGGCGGCGACTGTGTCTTCACGAGCGAGTGGAACGATTTCTCCACCAAAACCTATCGCGAGAACTACCCGGCCGACGGCGAACACACGCTGATCGGCGACATCGTTTCGTTTCCCGCCGAAGCGGTGCCGAGTCACGATGTGCTGCTCGGCGGCTTTCCGTGCCAGCCGTTCTCGATCGCCGGCGTCAGCAAGAAGAACGCGCTGGGCCGCCCGCACGGATTCGAGTGCACAACGCAAGGCACGCTGTTTTTCGACGTCGCCAGGATCATTGCGGCAAAGCGCCCCGCCGCGTTCCTGCTGGAGAACGTGAAGAATCTGCTTTCGCACGATAAAGGCCGTACCTTCGACGTGATCCTGCAGACCCTGCGCGACGAACTCGGCTACGAAGTGCACTACCGCGTGGTCGACGGCCAGCATTTCACGCCACAGCACCGGGAACGCATCATCATTGTCGGCTTTCGCGGCAAGACGTCGTTCACCTGGGACGATCTGCGTCTGCCGGAAAGCGGCCCGCGCCTCGGCTCGATCCTGCATCGCACCGACGGCAGCGAACCGGTGCTGCCGTGGGACCACGATCGCTTCTTCGACCATGCCGGCAAACGCGTGCAAGCAAAGTACACGCTCACGCCGAATCTCTGGACCTATCTGCAAAACTACGCGGCGAAGCATCGTGCAGCGGGGAACGGCTTTGGCTTCGGCATGGCTTATCCCGACAGCGTCACGCGCACACTCTCCGCGCGTTATCACAAGGACGGCTCGGAAATTCTGGTCTATCAGGGCGAACAGTTGCGGCCGCGACGCCTCACGCCGCGCGAATGCGCCCGGCTGATGGGCTTTCCCGATACCTTCAGGATTCCGGTCAGCGACACGCAGGCTTACCGGCAATTCGGCAACAGCGTCGTCATGCCGGTGATGCGGGAAATGGCGCGCATCATGCTGCCGCACGTGCAAACCCTGCTCGCCAAGGAAACGCACAATGGTTCGAAGCAAGCCCTTTCGCTCTATTCCTGA
- a CDS encoding CsbD family protein, whose protein sequence is MNKDQVKGVGEQVKGKVNEAVGKATNNPGKELKGDLQQAAGKVQKAYGDAKEDAKDNAKRNAP, encoded by the coding sequence ATGAACAAGGACCAGGTAAAAGGCGTGGGCGAGCAGGTCAAGGGCAAGGTCAACGAAGCCGTCGGCAAGGCCACCAACAACCCCGGTAAGGAGCTCAAGGGCGACCTCCAGCAAGCCGCCGGCAAAGTGCAAAAGGCTTATGGCGACGCTAAGGAAGACGCCAAGGACAATGCAAAGCGCAACGCGCCGTAA
- a CDS encoding glutathione S-transferase N-terminal domain-containing protein — MTDLSTFPITKKWPAEHPDRIQLYSLPTPNGVKVSIMLEETGLPYEPHLVRFDANDQMSDAFLSLNPNNKIPAIIDPNGPGGKPLPLFESGAILIYLAEKTGKLIPQDAVGRYEAIQWVMFQMGGIGPMFGQVGFFHKFAGKEYEDKRPRDRYIAESKRLLAVLDQQLEGRDWILGDAYSIADIATFPWVRNLIGFYEAGHLVGIEDFPNVKRVLAAFVARPAVAKGLDIPKRPS; from the coding sequence ATGACCGATCTCTCCACCTTCCCGATCACGAAGAAATGGCCTGCCGAGCATCCGGACCGGATTCAGCTGTATTCGCTGCCGACGCCCAACGGCGTGAAGGTGTCGATCATGCTCGAAGAAACCGGTCTGCCGTATGAGCCGCACCTCGTACGCTTCGATGCGAACGATCAGATGTCGGATGCGTTTCTGTCGCTGAATCCGAACAACAAGATTCCGGCGATCATCGATCCGAACGGCCCCGGCGGCAAGCCGCTGCCGCTGTTCGAATCCGGCGCGATCCTGATCTACTTGGCGGAGAAGACGGGCAAATTGATTCCTCAGGATGCCGTTGGCCGTTATGAAGCGATCCAGTGGGTGATGTTCCAGATGGGCGGCATCGGCCCGATGTTTGGCCAGGTGGGTTTCTTCCACAAGTTCGCCGGCAAGGAATACGAAGATAAACGCCCGCGCGACCGTTATATCGCCGAGTCGAAGCGGCTGCTTGCGGTGCTGGATCAGCAGCTCGAAGGGCGTGACTGGATCCTGGGCGATGCTTACTCGATCGCCGATATCGCGACCTTCCCGTGGGTGCGCAATCTGATCGGCTTCTACGAAGCAGGGCATCTGGTCGGGATCGAAGACTTTCCGAATGTGAAGCGGGTGCTGGCGGCGTTCGTTGCGCGTCCGGCGGTGGCGAAGGGATTGGATATTCCGAAGCGGCCTTCGTGA